The following are encoded in a window of Epilithonimonas zeae genomic DNA:
- a CDS encoding ABC-F family ATP-binding cassette domain-containing protein, which produces MLSVQGLGLHHAGNYLFRDTNFTIKKGDKIGLVGKNGAGKSTLLKILSGEINFYEGNVVPEGNITIGFLKQDLDFVKGRTVWDETMQAFEQINALKDELEEVNNQLATRTDYESDAYTDLINRMTDLNDLLMNHDAYNLEGDVEKILFGLGFKASDFHKITDEFSGGWRMRIELAKLLLQQNDLMLLDEPTNHLDMESIIWLEEFLKDYPGSMLLVSHDKQFMTSTCNRTFDVNNKKIDDYKANYSKYLELRKDRKEKLIQAKKNQDAEIKHTEELINKFRASASKASFAQSLIKKLEKVERIEVENEDVSKFNIRFQPSVTPGKVIFEAKNLGKAYGDKQIFDNVDFFIERGDRISLLGQNGQGKTTLAKILAGDITDYSGEWNLGHNVSIGYFAQNQEEVLTPEKTVLQEAEDSATEETRPRVRDLLGSFLFQGEDVTKKTKVLSGGERNRLALCKLLLRPFNTLIMDEPTNHLDIQSKEIIKLALQKYEGTLIVISHDREFLQGLSDKIFEFRDGKMKEFLGNIDEYLEYRQKESIREISVEKAKLHQEEVEEPRPKKQESKPVANNNQPTTIVSKEQKNIQNKLKKVEEKISELELKIEEFEASFAKENPSEQVLETYNKTKEALDLTLQEWEYLGSQLEG; this is translated from the coding sequence ATGCTTTCGGTTCAGGGATTAGGCTTACATCACGCAGGAAATTATCTTTTCAGAGACACCAATTTCACCATCAAAAAAGGCGATAAAATTGGATTGGTCGGAAAAAACGGAGCCGGAAAATCTACGCTTCTTAAAATTCTTTCTGGAGAAATCAATTTCTACGAAGGGAACGTGGTTCCAGAAGGCAATATCACCATTGGATTTCTAAAACAAGATTTAGATTTTGTAAAAGGAAGAACGGTTTGGGATGAGACGATGCAGGCTTTTGAACAAATCAATGCTTTGAAAGACGAGTTGGAAGAAGTCAACAACCAATTGGCAACCAGAACCGATTACGAAAGCGATGCGTACACAGATCTTATCAACAGAATGACGGATCTGAATGATCTTTTAATGAATCACGACGCGTATAATCTGGAAGGTGATGTAGAGAAAATATTATTTGGATTAGGTTTCAAAGCGAGTGATTTTCACAAAATAACCGATGAGTTTTCCGGAGGTTGGAGAATGAGAATCGAATTGGCAAAACTGCTTCTTCAGCAAAACGATTTGATGCTTCTGGATGAGCCTACCAACCACTTGGATATGGAATCTATCATTTGGCTGGAAGAATTTTTGAAAGATTATCCAGGCTCAATGTTATTGGTAAGTCACGACAAGCAGTTTATGACTTCTACTTGTAATCGAACTTTCGATGTGAATAATAAGAAAATCGATGATTACAAGGCCAATTATTCCAAATATCTTGAGCTGAGAAAAGACAGAAAAGAAAAACTCATCCAGGCTAAGAAAAATCAGGATGCTGAGATAAAACATACCGAAGAATTAATCAATAAATTCCGTGCGAGTGCTTCCAAAGCTTCATTTGCGCAGTCATTGATTAAAAAATTGGAAAAAGTAGAACGTATCGAAGTTGAGAATGAAGATGTTTCTAAATTCAACATTCGTTTTCAGCCTTCTGTAACGCCAGGAAAAGTGATTTTCGAAGCAAAAAATCTTGGGAAAGCTTATGGTGACAAACAGATTTTTGACAACGTAGATTTCTTTATCGAACGTGGTGACAGAATTTCTCTTTTGGGACAAAACGGACAAGGAAAAACGACGTTGGCGAAGATTCTTGCAGGCGATATCACAGATTATTCCGGAGAATGGAATTTGGGACATAATGTGAGCATCGGATACTTTGCTCAGAATCAGGAAGAAGTTTTGACGCCTGAAAAAACTGTTCTACAGGAAGCAGAAGATTCTGCAACAGAGGAAACCAGACCAAGAGTTCGTGACCTTTTGGGATCTTTCTTGTTTCAAGGTGAAGATGTTACAAAGAAAACCAAAGTTCTTTCAGGAGGTGAAAGAAACCGTCTGGCGTTATGTAAATTATTGCTTCGTCCGTTCAACACTTTGATTATGGATGAGCCTACGAACCACTTGGATATTCAGTCTAAGGAGATTATCAAATTGGCGCTTCAGAAATATGAAGGAACATTAATTGTAATTTCTCACGACCGTGAGTTCCTGCAAGGTTTATCAGATAAAATCTTCGAATTCCGTGATGGGAAAATGAAAGAATTCCTTGGAAACATTGATGAATACCTGGAATACAGACAAAAAGAAAGCATCAGAGAAATTTCTGTTGAAAAGGCAAAACTGCATCAGGAAGAGGTTGAAGAACCAAGGCCGAAGAAACAAGAATCCAAACCAGTAGCCAACAACAATCAACCAACTACGATTGTTAGCAAAGAACAAAAAAACATTCAGAACAAACTGAAAAAAGTTGAGGAAAAAATTTCTGAACTGGAACTGAAAATCGAAGAATTCGAAGCATCTTTTGCTAAGGAAAATCCTTCTGAACAAGTTTTGGAAACTTATAACAAAACCAAAGAAGCACTGGATCTGACTTTGCAGGAATGGGAATATCTTGGGAGTCAGCTGGAAGGTTAA
- a CDS encoding retron St85 family effector protein, with amino-acid sequence MVKFKDIEYKHLADKIRDNIFDVSNDYKTSIFLCGADINDSKSTRYKVAQLFEDWWSKYYYRIYYPEDIFDELLYSSESKDLLSLEGLLAKSVDVIIMIPESPGSFAELGAFANDENLRKKMICILDIKYKKNRSFINQGPVKLVKNVNPSNVLFLDLKNIDQNKKQIQSVIKQLIKTNFINKKEISLLQADSFILPILYLLEPVNRLTISKILKFAMNEDEENAYQATYSGLTTLIKKNYAELTLTGYKLTQSGKKEFLKFKNPYPRVKNSAGGKILDNLRLDLLNLIYRNKRLKM; translated from the coding sequence ATGGTCAAATTTAAAGATATCGAATATAAACATTTAGCTGACAAAATCAGAGATAATATCTTTGATGTATCTAACGACTACAAAACTTCAATTTTTCTATGTGGAGCAGATATAAATGATAGTAAATCTACACGATACAAAGTAGCACAATTATTTGAAGATTGGTGGTCTAAATATTATTATAGAATATATTATCCTGAAGATATATTTGATGAATTATTATATAGTTCTGAATCAAAAGATCTTCTTTCACTTGAAGGATTGTTAGCTAAAAGTGTTGATGTTATAATTATGATACCTGAAAGTCCAGGATCTTTTGCTGAACTAGGAGCATTCGCTAATGATGAGAATTTGAGAAAAAAAATGATTTGTATCTTAGATATTAAATACAAAAAAAATAGAAGCTTTATAAATCAAGGTCCTGTTAAACTTGTTAAGAATGTAAATCCAAGTAATGTTCTATTTCTAGATTTAAAAAATATAGATCAAAATAAGAAGCAAATCCAATCTGTAATAAAACAATTAATTAAAACAAATTTCATAAATAAGAAAGAGATCAGTCTATTACAAGCTGACAGTTTCATATTACCTATATTATACCTTTTAGAACCTGTCAATAGGTTAACAATATCAAAAATCTTAAAATTCGCTATGAATGAGGATGAAGAGAATGCGTATCAAGCTACCTATTCAGGACTTACTACTTTAATCAAAAAAAACTATGCTGAGTTAACATTAACTGGTTATAAACTTACTCAATCAGGGAAAAAAGAGTTTTTGAAATTCAAAAATCCATATCCAAGAGTTAAAAATTCAGCTGGTGGTAAAATACTTGATAATTTAAGATTAGATTTATTAAATTTGATTTATAGAAATAAAAGGCTAAAGATGTAG
- a CDS encoding retron St85 family RNA-directed DNA polymerase, with protein sequence MTSTIRLKILGLPNITDLEDFAYLINLSKNSIYQLSKNSEYYYKTYQIAKKNGKLRDISQPNKQLKGIQLWILNNILNKLKVSEYSKGFEKGQSISDNVRPHIFSNCLLNIDIKDFYPSINSIKVYNLFKSIGYNNLISTLLTNICTYKNSLPQGSPCSPKISNLICWKMDSRLQGYVGKKGIIFTRYADDITFSSIMPDKLIGVLPFVEKIIIDEGFTLNKYKTRFTGKLRRREITGLVIYDNNFGIGRKKLRIIRSKVYNFTKTTDNVNHKALHHLYGWMNYIKSVDEVRYKSLLEYIKLLYQKNPKTDIKTLYNYYNS encoded by the coding sequence ATGACTAGTACTATCAGACTCAAAATTCTAGGACTACCAAACATTACTGATTTGGAAGATTTCGCTTATTTAATTAATCTTTCAAAAAATTCTATTTACCAATTATCTAAAAACTCTGAATATTACTATAAAACTTACCAAATAGCAAAGAAAAATGGTAAATTAAGAGATATTTCTCAACCTAACAAACAACTAAAAGGAATACAACTTTGGATTTTAAATAACATACTAAACAAGCTAAAAGTATCTGAGTATAGTAAAGGTTTTGAAAAAGGACAATCAATCTCAGATAATGTAAGACCTCATATTTTTTCAAATTGTTTATTGAATATTGACATTAAAGACTTTTATCCAAGTATTAATTCGATAAAAGTTTATAATTTATTTAAATCTATTGGCTACAACAATTTGATTAGTACCTTATTAACAAATATTTGCACTTATAAAAATTCTTTACCACAGGGAAGTCCTTGTTCTCCAAAAATATCTAATTTAATTTGTTGGAAAATGGACTCAAGACTTCAAGGTTACGTTGGAAAAAAAGGTATTATATTTACAAGATACGCTGATGATATAACCTTCTCAAGTATTATGCCAGATAAATTGATAGGTGTTTTACCTTTTGTGGAAAAAATAATAATAGATGAAGGATTTACCTTAAATAAATATAAAACTAGATTTACTGGAAAATTGAGAAGACGTGAGATTACCGGATTAGTTATTTATGATAATAACTTCGGTATTGGTAGAAAAAAACTCCGTATTATTAGGAGTAAAGTTTATAATTTTACAAAAACTACTGACAACGTAAATCATAAAGCCCTTCATCATTTATATGGATGGATGAATTATATTAAAAGTGTGGACGAGGTTCGATATAAATCGCTTTTAGAATATATTAAATTATTATATCAAAAAAATCCTAAAACAGACATTAAAACACTTTACAATTATTATAATTCTTAA
- a CDS encoding PH domain-containing protein yields MINDIKKFLNEDQDPKAVEKISEKVNDLLTNGETVEYIAVQNKPAINISPDSIVLTNKRILFFRSKSFGLVTDFNDYLWKDVAESHISEAILGSTFTMTAVTGYIETIDYIPKSQARKLYQYAQGKEEQMIEYRREKELEERRAAAGGIVVNTQNENQEKAAEPQEAKSETPAEDPMETLLKLKAFLDNDLISLEDYETKKKEILSRM; encoded by the coding sequence ATGATCAACGATATAAAAAAATTCCTAAACGAAGACCAAGACCCAAAAGCAGTAGAAAAAATCAGTGAAAAAGTCAATGATCTATTAACCAATGGAGAAACTGTGGAATATATCGCAGTCCAAAACAAGCCTGCCATTAATATATCTCCGGATTCTATCGTTCTTACCAATAAAAGAATCCTGTTTTTTCGCTCAAAATCATTTGGATTGGTAACCGATTTCAACGATTATCTTTGGAAAGATGTTGCTGAGAGTCATATTAGCGAAGCTATTTTGGGTTCCACTTTCACAATGACTGCAGTGACTGGCTATATTGAAACAATTGATTATATCCCAAAATCTCAAGCCAGAAAACTCTATCAATATGCTCAAGGCAAAGAAGAGCAAATGATAGAATACCGCAGAGAAAAAGAACTGGAAGAAAGAAGAGCTGCAGCAGGAGGAATTGTTGTCAATACACAAAACGAAAATCAGGAAAAAGCTGCAGAACCACAAGAAGCAAAATCAGAAACACCAGCTGAAGATCCAATGGAAACCTTACTGAAACTAAAAGCATTTTTGGACAATGATTTGATATCTCTTGAAGATTACGAAACCAAAAAGAAAGAAATCCTCAGCAGAATGTAA
- a CDS encoding Crp/Fnr family transcriptional regulator, with protein MSQIFKAHLDKFITITDEDFALILDYFEVKNFRKKEILLEEGQVCRQNYFVLKGLLRKFFINEKGIEQTTDFALETWWMTDNFSFERKTPADFSIQTVEKSEVLTISSDSQEKLLNDFPIMEKYFRLIYQRAFAANQRRVKYIFTYSKEDFYFSLVKQYPEFVQRVPQYLIASFLGFTPEYLSEIRKKSIS; from the coding sequence ATGTCCCAAATCTTCAAAGCCCATCTGGATAAATTCATCACAATTACTGATGAGGATTTTGCTTTGATATTGGATTATTTTGAAGTTAAAAACTTTAGAAAGAAAGAAATTCTTTTAGAAGAAGGACAGGTTTGCCGGCAGAATTATTTTGTTTTGAAAGGTCTTCTCAGAAAGTTTTTCATCAACGAAAAAGGTATTGAGCAAACTACAGATTTTGCTTTGGAAACCTGGTGGATGACGGATAACTTCTCATTCGAGCGCAAAACACCTGCAGACTTCAGCATTCAGACAGTAGAAAAATCGGAAGTTTTGACTATCAGCAGCGATTCTCAGGAAAAACTCCTTAACGATTTTCCGATAATGGAAAAGTATTTCAGACTTATTTATCAAAGAGCTTTTGCTGCCAACCAACGGCGAGTCAAATATATTTTTACCTATTCCAAAGAAGATTTCTACTTCTCATTAGTCAAACAATATCCTGAATTTGTGCAGCGTGTTCCGCAATATCTCATTGCTTCTTTTCTCGGATTCACACCAGAATATCTGAGCGAAATTCGTAAGAAAAGCATTTCTTAA
- a CDS encoding DoxX family membrane protein produces the protein METTTNNRFQQLFLRLALGITLLSVVADRFGFWGKSSAWGNWQNFENYTKQITSFLPEFLSIFGAYAATFLETVFALLLILGYKAKWTAIGTGFLLLMFALSMSITLGIKAPLDYSVWIGSAAAFLLSSQNQFHFSIDNKIKN, from the coding sequence ATGGAAACTACCACCAACAATCGGTTTCAACAATTATTTTTAAGACTGGCTTTAGGCATTACACTTCTATCTGTTGTTGCGGATCGATTCGGGTTTTGGGGCAAAAGTTCGGCTTGGGGTAATTGGCAGAATTTTGAAAATTATACCAAACAAATCACTTCTTTTCTGCCAGAATTCCTCAGTATTTTCGGAGCTTATGCTGCAACATTTTTAGAAACAGTCTTCGCCCTACTTTTAATTCTAGGTTATAAAGCCAAATGGACAGCCATTGGAACAGGCTTTCTTTTATTGATGTTCGCCTTGTCTATGAGCATCACTTTAGGCATCAAAGCGCCACTCGATTATTCGGTTTGGATAGGTAGTGCTGCGGCATTCTTATTATCTAGTCAGAATCAATTTCATTTTAGTATCGATAACAAAATCAAAAATTGA
- a CDS encoding carboxymuconolactone decarboxylase family protein: protein MEKRINISKTDSQAYKAMLGLESYLAQSEISKTIKELIKIRASQINGCAYCLDMHTKDAIKYGETAERIFLVSAWHEAEKFFTEEEKVALKMTEEITLISQNGLSEETYQKAKAVFSEKQIAEVIMAIVTINSWNRIALSTRLEIGE, encoded by the coding sequence ATGGAAAAACGTATCAACATCAGCAAAACAGATTCTCAGGCTTATAAAGCAATGTTAGGATTGGAAAGTTATCTGGCACAATCAGAAATCTCAAAAACGATTAAAGAACTTATCAAAATAAGAGCTTCGCAAATCAATGGCTGTGCTTACTGTCTGGATATGCATACTAAAGACGCCATCAAATATGGAGAGACAGCTGAAAGAATTTTCCTGGTAAGCGCCTGGCACGAAGCGGAAAAATTCTTCACAGAAGAAGAGAAAGTTGCTCTTAAAATGACCGAAGAAATCACACTAATCAGCCAGAATGGCCTTAGCGAGGAAACTTATCAAAAAGCAAAAGCTGTCTTTTCTGAAAAGCAAATTGCAGAGGTTATTATGGCGATTGTAACTATCAATTCCTGGAACAGAATCGCTTTGAGTACAAGATTAGAAATAGGAGAATAA
- a CDS encoding M949_RS01915 family surface polysaccharide biosynthesis protein: protein MRKLLLPFCFLILIFIVSCNPKEQNQTNKIDTENPDKKDFIIAVEVDSAQIPKSIVYNGNFKKAVQWKDEVGENLVILSESGYHRNEKFKHEFDDSADFELFAYHFCLDKNNLQIWKMYDFVADCPVDIEAEFYPQFPIITDLDKNGIAEVWIMYKVGCHGDVSPVNLKLILYEGNKKYAMRGENKIQFGANEYIGGEYKLDKAFDSAPSVFKDYAIQLWKENVYKN from the coding sequence GTGAGAAAACTATTACTTCCTTTTTGTTTTTTAATATTAATATTTATCGTTAGTTGTAATCCCAAAGAACAAAATCAAACTAATAAAATTGATACTGAAAATCCTGATAAAAAAGACTTCATAATCGCAGTTGAAGTCGATTCAGCGCAGATTCCAAAATCGATTGTTTATAATGGAAATTTTAAAAAAGCAGTTCAATGGAAAGATGAAGTTGGAGAGAATCTGGTTATTCTTTCAGAGTCAGGTTATCACAGAAACGAAAAATTCAAACACGAATTTGATGACAGCGCAGACTTCGAATTGTTTGCTTACCATTTCTGTTTAGATAAAAATAATTTGCAGATTTGGAAAATGTACGATTTTGTGGCCGATTGTCCGGTTGATATCGAAGCCGAATTTTATCCTCAATTTCCAATCATTACAGATTTAGACAAAAACGGAATCGCTGAGGTTTGGATAATGTACAAAGTCGGTTGTCACGGCGATGTAAGTCCTGTCAATCTGAAATTAATATTGTACGAAGGCAACAAAAAATATGCAATGCGAGGTGAAAACAAAATTCAGTTTGGCGCTAATGAATATATAGGTGGAGAATATAAATTGGACAAAGCTTTCGACTCTGCACCTAGTGTTTTCAAAGATTACGCCATCCAATTGTGGAAAGAAAATGTTTACAAAAACTGA
- a CDS encoding M3 family metallopeptidase, which yields MTINAQHKKASATTQKSMKDNPFLKKSSLQYQAPEFDKIKDEHFKPAFELGLKEQLANIDKIVNNKAIPTFENTVLALENSGPTLGRATIIFYNLTSSNTNDNLQKLEEEYAPIFASHSDKINLNEKLYKRLKAVKTDKLDAESKRLTEFYLTNFEIAGANLSAENKEKLKEINQQLATLATQFSNKLLEARKKGAVLISDVKELDGLSADEIAAAATDAEQAGQKGKYLLALQNTTQQPLLQNLKNRATREKLFKASWTRAEKGDENDTRGTVEKLAKLRLQKAQLFGKKNFAEWSLQDQMAKTPEAAMGLLAQLAKPAVETANREAKEIQEVIDAQKGGFKVEPWDWNFYSEQVRKAKYDLDENEIKPYFEVTTVLEKGVFYAAEQFYGITFKERKDLPVYHPDVVAYEVFDRDGKSLALYYLDFYTRSNKSGGAWMNNFVPQSHLLGQKPVIVNVFNYQKPAPGKPSLISYDDVETMFHEFGHTLHGLFADQKYASISGANTPRDFVEFPSQINEHFALEPEILKNYALHYQTKQPMPQTLIDKIKKASNFNQGYATTELVAAATLDMNWHTVTSDSQLIPVLEFEKQALSKYGLLVPQVPPRYHTPYFAHIWGGGYSAGYYAYLWSETLDSDAWEWIKANGGIKRENGDRFRKYILSVGNSVDLNKAFEEFTGHKADIKPLLRSRGFIK from the coding sequence ATGACCATAAATGCTCAGCATAAAAAAGCCTCTGCAACTACACAAAAATCTATGAAAGACAATCCATTTCTTAAAAAAAGTTCGCTACAGTATCAGGCTCCGGAATTCGATAAAATAAAAGACGAACACTTCAAACCGGCTTTTGAATTGGGTTTGAAAGAGCAATTGGCAAACATCGATAAAATTGTCAATAACAAAGCTATTCCAACATTTGAGAATACGGTTTTGGCTTTGGAAAACAGTGGTCCAACTTTGGGAAGAGCAACCATTATTTTTTATAATCTGACAAGTTCTAATACCAATGATAATCTTCAGAAATTAGAAGAGGAATATGCACCGATTTTCGCTTCCCATTCGGATAAAATTAATTTGAATGAAAAGCTTTACAAAAGATTAAAAGCCGTAAAGACTGATAAACTGGATGCGGAAAGCAAAAGATTGACTGAGTTTTATTTGACTAATTTTGAAATTGCAGGCGCAAACCTTTCCGCTGAAAATAAAGAAAAGCTAAAGGAAATCAATCAACAATTGGCAACTTTAGCCACTCAATTCAGTAACAAATTGTTGGAAGCTAGAAAAAAAGGAGCTGTTTTGATTTCTGATGTTAAAGAATTAGACGGACTTTCTGCTGACGAAATCGCAGCTGCGGCAACCGATGCGGAACAAGCCGGACAAAAAGGAAAATACCTTCTGGCTTTACAAAATACAACGCAACAACCACTTTTGCAGAATCTGAAAAACAGAGCTACGAGAGAAAAACTCTTCAAAGCATCCTGGACAAGAGCTGAAAAAGGCGACGAAAATGATACGAGAGGAACGGTTGAGAAATTAGCAAAATTAAGATTACAGAAAGCTCAACTCTTCGGGAAGAAGAACTTCGCTGAATGGAGTTTGCAAGACCAAATGGCAAAAACGCCGGAAGCGGCAATGGGACTTTTGGCACAATTGGCAAAACCTGCTGTGGAAACGGCTAATCGTGAAGCTAAAGAAATTCAGGAAGTGATTGACGCGCAAAAAGGTGGTTTCAAAGTTGAACCTTGGGACTGGAATTTCTATTCTGAGCAGGTTAGAAAAGCCAAATATGACCTTGATGAGAACGAAATCAAACCTTATTTCGAAGTGACAACTGTTTTGGAAAAAGGCGTTTTCTATGCTGCTGAGCAATTCTACGGCATCACTTTCAAAGAAAGAAAAGACCTTCCGGTTTACCATCCGGATGTGGTAGCTTACGAGGTTTTCGATAGAGACGGAAAATCTTTGGCGCTTTATTATCTGGATTTCTACACAAGAAGCAACAAAAGTGGTGGCGCTTGGATGAACAATTTCGTTCCTCAGTCTCATCTATTAGGACAGAAGCCGGTGATTGTAAATGTTTTCAATTATCAAAAACCTGCGCCGGGAAAACCTTCTTTGATTTCTTATGACGATGTAGAAACTATGTTCCACGAGTTCGGTCATACGTTGCATGGTTTATTTGCGGACCAAAAATATGCATCCATTTCTGGAGCGAATACACCAAGAGATTTTGTGGAATTCCCTTCTCAAATCAATGAGCATTTTGCGTTGGAACCGGAGATTTTGAAAAATTACGCTTTACATTATCAGACCAAACAGCCGATGCCTCAGACTTTGATTGATAAGATTAAAAAAGCATCTAACTTCAATCAGGGTTATGCAACAACAGAATTGGTGGCAGCTGCGACGTTGGATATGAATTGGCATACCGTAACTTCTGACAGCCAATTGATTCCTGTTTTGGAGTTTGAAAAGCAGGCGTTGTCTAAATATGGATTATTAGTTCCACAAGTTCCGCCAAGATACCATACGCCTTACTTTGCACACATCTGGGGCGGCGGATATTCAGCGGGTTATTACGCTTACCTTTGGTCAGAGACTTTGGATTCTGATGCTTGGGAATGGATAAAAGCGAATGGCGGAATCAAGAGAGAGAACGGTGACAGATTCAGAAAATATATTCTTTCCGTCGGCAACAGTGTAGATTTGAACAAGGCTTTTGAAGAATTTACGGGTCATAAAGCGGATATCAAACCTTTATTGAGAAGCAGAGGTTTCATCAAATAA
- a CDS encoding monovalent cation:proton antiporter-2 (CPA2) family protein, producing MQGSIAMTILIFLGAAIIMVPLGKKLGLSSVIGYILGGILIGPFCLQLTGRDAEDIMHASELGVIMLLFLVGLELEPQKLWQIRKRILGLGLSQMLLSIIGIFMVFYIAGFGLKTSFIISLCFAMSSTAIVLQTLKEKNLFRTVSGESSFSILLFQDIAVIPILALLPFLSKSKRALEQADHEKILLQYLPEWLQPFTVIFAVLALILLGRYIFTPFLRFVSRSGLNELLTAASLFLVIGVSELMISVDLSPALGAFIAGVMLANSEFRHELESAIDPFKGLLLAVFFVSVGATINFDIIVSKPFFIFSAAFIVLTVKAFVLFGIGKYYKMNNEQSFFLAFALSQVGEFAFVLVNFAASLYLIDYQANGELMAIVAITMCISPLLLIFKEKVLDKKFIKQKNEENIELGIIKQRKVIIVGFGFFGSTVGRLLKANGIRSTVLDNDPDRVALLRSNGFNVYYGDATKPALLRSAGIEEAELLVLCLDDPEKNKFLVDYAKENYPDVKIFVRAKNRLDAYDFLNKNVNHIYRETLGTAVDMAVDILQENGMRKYTARRMGKRFMLIDKAMTRRLAKEKDKDMITFTLRESLEREAELLALDSISFEENHWSGDEDEEDK from the coding sequence ATGCAAGGTTCCATTGCGATGACAATTCTGATTTTTCTTGGTGCGGCCATTATTATGGTTCCGTTGGGGAAAAAACTGGGATTGAGTTCTGTCATTGGATATATTCTTGGCGGGATTTTGATTGGTCCGTTTTGTTTACAATTGACGGGAAGAGATGCCGAAGATATTATGCACGCATCGGAATTAGGCGTGATTATGCTGTTGTTTTTGGTCGGGTTGGAATTGGAACCTCAGAAACTTTGGCAAATTAGAAAACGGATTCTTGGACTTGGTTTGAGTCAAATGCTACTAAGTATCATCGGGATTTTTATGGTATTTTACATTGCAGGATTTGGCTTGAAAACTTCATTTATTATTTCACTCTGTTTTGCAATGTCGTCCACAGCGATTGTTTTGCAGACGTTGAAAGAGAAAAATCTTTTCCGAACCGTTAGTGGTGAATCTTCCTTTTCGATTTTATTATTTCAGGATATTGCGGTGATTCCGATTTTGGCATTATTACCATTTTTATCAAAGTCCAAAAGAGCATTAGAACAGGCTGATCACGAAAAAATATTACTACAATATTTACCAGAATGGTTGCAACCTTTTACCGTGATTTTCGCCGTTTTAGCTTTGATATTGTTAGGGCGATATATTTTCACGCCGTTTCTAAGATTTGTATCAAGGTCTGGATTGAATGAATTATTGACCGCAGCTTCATTATTCCTCGTAATCGGTGTTTCTGAGTTGATGATTTCGGTTGATTTAAGTCCTGCGCTTGGTGCTTTTATCGCTGGTGTAATGTTAGCCAACAGTGAATTCCGTCACGAATTGGAAAGTGCCATTGATCCCTTCAAAGGATTGTTGCTGGCTGTATTTTTTGTAAGTGTTGGCGCAACTATTAATTTTGATATTATTGTTTCCAAACCGTTCTTTATATTTTCTGCTGCGTTCATCGTTTTGACTGTAAAAGCGTTTGTTCTTTTCGGAATTGGGAAATATTACAAGATGAATAATGAACAAAGTTTTTTCCTCGCTTTTGCATTGTCACAAGTTGGAGAATTCGCTTTTGTTTTGGTCAATTTCGCCGCAAGTTTATATTTGATTGATTATCAGGCCAACGGAGAATTGATGGCGATTGTAGCGATTACGATGTGTATTTCGCCGTTACTTTTGATATTCAAAGAAAAAGTTCTTGATAAAAAATTTATCAAACAGAAAAATGAAGAAAATATAGAACTCGGAATTATCAAACAACGTAAAGTGATTATTGTGGGATTCGGATTTTTCGGGAGTACAGTTGGACGTCTTTTGAAAGCCAACGGAATCCGTTCGACCGTCTTGGATAATGACCCAGATAGAGTTGCTTTGTTAAGGTCAAATGGTTTCAACGTTTATTACGGCGATGCCACAAAACCCGCATTGTTGCGTTCTGCAGGAATAGAAGAAGCTGAACTTCTTGTTCTTTGTTTGGATGACCCTGAAAAAAATAAATTTCTGGTAGATTATGCCAAAGAAAATTATCCTGATGTCAAAATTTTTGTAAGAGCTAAAAACCGTTTGGACGCTTATGATTTCCTCAATAAAAATGTCAATCATATTTATCGTGAAACTTTGGGAACAGCGGTTGATATGGCAGTCGATATCCTTCAGGAAAACGGGATGCGAAAATATACCGCCAGAAGAATGGGCAAACGTTTTATGTTAATTGACAAAGCTATGACCAGACGTTTGGCGAAAGAAAAAGACAAGGATATGATTACCTTCACCCTTCGCGAATCACTTGAACGTGAAGCCGAATTGCTGGCTTTGGACAGTATTTCTTTTGAGGAAAACCATTGGAGCGGTGATGAAGACGAGGAGGATAAATGA